TTTCCAGTGAGCCTCGATCTCGCGTCGTCCCTCCTGGCTGAGGCTCACGAAAGTGGCCGGCTTTTTGCCCACGAAGGTCTTCTCGATATCCACCAGTTGGGATTGTTCAAGCTTGGTCAAATGAGCCGAGAGGTTGCCCTTGGTCAGTCCCGTCAAGCGCCTGAGAAAGAGAAAATCAGCCTTCTTGCAGGAACTCAAAGCCGTCAGAATGGCCAGGCGCGCCGGTTCGTGGACGATCTTGTTGAGGCCCGCGATCTCGTCAAAAGGCGTCGTCATCGCTTTCCTCTTGCGCCTCTTGGGCTGGAAACGTGCG
This genomic stretch from Acidobacteriota bacterium harbors:
- a CDS encoding transcriptional regulator, with protein sequence MTTPFDEIAGLNKIVHEPARLAILTALSSCKKADFLFLRRLTGLTKGNLSAHLTKLEQSQLVDIEKTFVGKKPATFVSLSQEGRREIEAHWKRLENLRNGARHWSPSEGAEE